The proteins below are encoded in one region of Juglans microcarpa x Juglans regia isolate MS1-56 chromosome 4D, Jm3101_v1.0, whole genome shotgun sequence:
- the LOC121260688 gene encoding DNA mismatch repair protein MLH1-like isoform X3, translated as METQPGDCDAGPLPMEMDEATQPKDPPKISRLDDSVVNRIAAGEVIQRPVSAVKELVENSLDAHSTSISVVVKDGGLKLIQVSDDGHGIRYDDLPILCERHTTSKLSTFEDLQTIKSMGFRGEALASMTYVGHVTVTTITKGQLHGYRVSYRDGVMEHEPKACAAVKGTQIMVENLFYNMIARRKTLQNSADDYSKIVDLLSRFAIHHIHVGFSCRKHGAGRADVHTVAASSRLDAIRSVYGVSVARSLIKIETSDHNPSSSVFKMDGFISNSNYVAKKIIMVLYINDRLVECTALKRAVEIVYAATLPKASKPFIYMSIVLPPEHVDVNVHPTKREVSLLNQEVIIEKIQSVVESKLRNSNESRTFREQIVEQSPSGNIAMDKDPNFSPSPSGSKSQKVPVHKMVRTDSLDPAGRLHAYLQVKPCGPLENNPSLTTVRSSVRQRRNPKEGADLTSIQELIDEIDCNCHSGLLEVVRHCTYVGMADDIFAVLQHDTHLYLANVVNLSKELMYQQVLRRFAHFNAMQLSDPAPIFELIMMALKEDNSDPGCHENDGLIEKIAEMNTELLKQKAGLLEDYFCIHIDIRGNLSRLPVILEQYTPDMDRVPEFVLCLGNDVDWEDEKNCFQSISAALGNFYAMHPPMLPNPSGDGLQFYKKRKPLRNPEDEEDTPENIGDDTTEENEIEHELLSEAETVWAQREWSIQHVLFPSMRLFFKPPTSMATNGTFVRVASLEKLYKIFERC; from the exons ATGGAAACCCAACCCGGCGATTGCGACGCTGGGCCTCTTCCGATGGAAATGGACGAAGCGACGCAACCAAAAGATCCTCCCAAAATTTCCCGCCTCGATGACTCCGTGGTCAACCGAATCGCGGCAGGAGAGGTGATCCAACGGCCGGTATCCGCCGTTAAAGAGCTGGTGGAGAACAGCCTCGACGCCCACTCCACCTCCATAAGCGTAGTTGTCAAGGACGGCGGCCTCAAACTCATCCAAGTCTCCGACGACGGTCACGGAATCCGA TACGACGACTTGCCGATATTATGCGAGAGGCACACAACGTCAAAGCTTTCTACGTTTGAAGATTTACAAACGATAAAGTCAATGGGGTTCCGAGGAGAAGCTCTGGCAAGCATGACTTATGTCGGTCATGTTACTGTCACCACCATTACCAAAGGGCAGCTGCATGGTTACAG AGTATCTTATAGAGATGGTGTCATGGAGCATGAGCCGAAGGCATGCGCTGCTGTAAAAGGAACTCAGATAATG GTTGAGAATCTATTCTATAACATGATTGCCCGGAGGAAGACTCTACAAAATTCTGCCGATGATTATTCGAAGATTGTAGACTTGCTAAGCCGGTTTGCCATTCATCACATACATGTTGGATTCTCATGCCGAAAG CATGGAGCTGGCAGAGCAGATGTTCATACAGTTGCTGCATCATCTAGGCTTGATGCTATTCGATCAGTTTATGGGGTGTCAGTTGCTCGATCGCTTATCAAAATTGAAACTTCCGATCACAATCCATCTAGTTCAGTTTTCAAGATGGATGGGTTCATCTCGAATTCAAATTATGTTGCGAAAAAGATAATTATGGTACTTTATATCAATG ATAGATTGGTGGAATGCACTGCATTGAAGAGAGctgttgaaattgtttatgCTGCAACCTTGCCCAAAGCATCTAAACCCTTCATATACATGTCAATCGTATTGCCACCTGAACATGTTGATGTGAATGTGCACCCAACAAAGAGAGAG GTAAGTCTTTTAAATCAAGAAGTTATTATTGAGAAGATACAGTCAGTGGTTGAATCAAAATTGAGGAACTCGAATGAGTCACGGACATTTCGGGAGCAG ATAGTTGAACAATCTCCATCGGGTAATATTGCTATGGACAAGGACCCTAATTTCAGCCCCTCGCCATCTG gatcaaaatcacaaaaagtTCCAGTGCATAAAATGGTCAGAACAGATTCATTAGATCCTGCTGGAAGGTTGCATGCTTACTTGCAAGTTAAGCCTTGTGGACCACTTGAAAATAATCCGAGTTTGACTACTGTGAG ATCTTCTGTTAGACAAAGAAGAAACCCAAAGGAGGGGGCAGATCTGACTAGCATTCAGGAGCTCATTGATGAAATTGACTGTAATTGTCATTCTG GTCTGCTGGAAGTTGTAAGACACTGTACATATGTTGGAATGGCAGACGACATCTTTGCAGTGCTTCAGCACGACACACATCTCTATCTTGCAAATGTGGTGAACTTGAG CAAAGAGCTCATGTATCAGCAAGTTCTGCGCCGGTTTGCCCATTTTAATGCTATGCAATTAAGTGACCCGGCTCCAATTTTTGAGTTGATTATGATGGCGTTGAAAGAAGACAATTCAGATCCGGGATGCCATGAGAATGATGGCCTAATAGAGAAAATTGCAGAA ATGAATACCGAATTGCTCAAGCAAAAGGCTGGACTGTTAGAGGATTATTTCTGCATTCATATTGATATACGTGGAAATTTGTCTAGACTTCCAGTCATACTTGAGCAGTACACACCTGACATGGATCGTGTCCCTGAATTTGTACTTTGTTTGGGCAATGAT GTTGACTGGGAGGATGAGAAAAATTGCTTCCAATCAATTTCAGCTGCTCTTGGAAACTTTTATGCAATGCATCCTCCCATGTTACCCAACCCATCAGGTGATGGTTTGCAGTTCTACAAAAAGAGAAAACCTCTCAGGAAtcctgaagatgaagaagatacTCCTGAGAATATAG GGGATGATACAACAGAAGAGAATGAAATTGAGCATGAACTACTTTCGGAGGCAGAGACTGTGTGGGCCCAGCGTGAATGGTCAATCCAACATGTCTTGTTTCCATCCATGAGACTCTTTTTCAAGCCACCTACTTCTATGGCTACTAATGGAACCTTTGTCCGG GTCGCTTCACTGGAGAAGCTTTACAAGATCTTTGAAAGATGTTGA
- the LOC121260688 gene encoding DNA mismatch repair protein MLH1-like isoform X2, translated as METQPGDCDAGPLPMEMDEATQPKDPPKISRLDDSVVNRIAAGEVIQRPVSAVKELVENSLDAHSTSISVVVKDGGLKLIQVSDDGHGIRYDDLPILCERHTTSKLSTFEDLQTIKSMGFRGEALASMTYVGHVTVTTITKGQLHGYRWLCGASCFEVSYRDGVMEHEPKACAAVKGTQIMVENLFYNMIARRKTLQNSADDYSKIVDLLSRFAIHHIHVGFSCRKHGAGRADVHTVAASSRLDAIRSVYGVSVARSLIKIETSDHNPSSSVFKMDGFISNSNYVAKKIIMVLYINDRLVECTALKRAVEIVYAATLPKASKPFIYMSIVLPPEHVDVNVHPTKREVSLLNQEVIIEKIQSVVESKLRNSNESRTFREQIVEQSPSGNIAMDKDPNFSPSPSGSKSQKVPVHKMVRTDSLDPAGRLHAYLQVKPCGPLENNPSLTTVRSSVRQRRNPKEGADLTSIQELIDEIDCNCHSGLLEVVRHCTYVGMADDIFAVLQHDTHLYLANVVNLSKELMYQQVLRRFAHFNAMQLSDPAPIFELIMMALKEDNSDPGCHENDGLIEKIAEMNTELLKQKAGLLEDYFCIHIDIRGNLSRLPVILEQYTPDMDRVPEFVLCLGNDVDWEDEKNCFQSISAALGNFYAMHPPMLPNPSGDGLQFYKKRKPLRNPEDEEDTPENIGDDTTEENEIEHELLSEAETVWAQREWSIQHVLFPSMRLFFKPPTSMATNGTFVREASHSDNAIS; from the exons ATGGAAACCCAACCCGGCGATTGCGACGCTGGGCCTCTTCCGATGGAAATGGACGAAGCGACGCAACCAAAAGATCCTCCCAAAATTTCCCGCCTCGATGACTCCGTGGTCAACCGAATCGCGGCAGGAGAGGTGATCCAACGGCCGGTATCCGCCGTTAAAGAGCTGGTGGAGAACAGCCTCGACGCCCACTCCACCTCCATAAGCGTAGTTGTCAAGGACGGCGGCCTCAAACTCATCCAAGTCTCCGACGACGGTCACGGAATCCGA TACGACGACTTGCCGATATTATGCGAGAGGCACACAACGTCAAAGCTTTCTACGTTTGAAGATTTACAAACGATAAAGTCAATGGGGTTCCGAGGAGAAGCTCTGGCAAGCATGACTTATGTCGGTCATGTTACTGTCACCACCATTACCAAAGGGCAGCTGCATGGTTACAGGTGGCTATGCGGAGCTAGTTGTTTTGA AGTATCTTATAGAGATGGTGTCATGGAGCATGAGCCGAAGGCATGCGCTGCTGTAAAAGGAACTCAGATAATG GTTGAGAATCTATTCTATAACATGATTGCCCGGAGGAAGACTCTACAAAATTCTGCCGATGATTATTCGAAGATTGTAGACTTGCTAAGCCGGTTTGCCATTCATCACATACATGTTGGATTCTCATGCCGAAAG CATGGAGCTGGCAGAGCAGATGTTCATACAGTTGCTGCATCATCTAGGCTTGATGCTATTCGATCAGTTTATGGGGTGTCAGTTGCTCGATCGCTTATCAAAATTGAAACTTCCGATCACAATCCATCTAGTTCAGTTTTCAAGATGGATGGGTTCATCTCGAATTCAAATTATGTTGCGAAAAAGATAATTATGGTACTTTATATCAATG ATAGATTGGTGGAATGCACTGCATTGAAGAGAGctgttgaaattgtttatgCTGCAACCTTGCCCAAAGCATCTAAACCCTTCATATACATGTCAATCGTATTGCCACCTGAACATGTTGATGTGAATGTGCACCCAACAAAGAGAGAG GTAAGTCTTTTAAATCAAGAAGTTATTATTGAGAAGATACAGTCAGTGGTTGAATCAAAATTGAGGAACTCGAATGAGTCACGGACATTTCGGGAGCAG ATAGTTGAACAATCTCCATCGGGTAATATTGCTATGGACAAGGACCCTAATTTCAGCCCCTCGCCATCTG gatcaaaatcacaaaaagtTCCAGTGCATAAAATGGTCAGAACAGATTCATTAGATCCTGCTGGAAGGTTGCATGCTTACTTGCAAGTTAAGCCTTGTGGACCACTTGAAAATAATCCGAGTTTGACTACTGTGAG ATCTTCTGTTAGACAAAGAAGAAACCCAAAGGAGGGGGCAGATCTGACTAGCATTCAGGAGCTCATTGATGAAATTGACTGTAATTGTCATTCTG GTCTGCTGGAAGTTGTAAGACACTGTACATATGTTGGAATGGCAGACGACATCTTTGCAGTGCTTCAGCACGACACACATCTCTATCTTGCAAATGTGGTGAACTTGAG CAAAGAGCTCATGTATCAGCAAGTTCTGCGCCGGTTTGCCCATTTTAATGCTATGCAATTAAGTGACCCGGCTCCAATTTTTGAGTTGATTATGATGGCGTTGAAAGAAGACAATTCAGATCCGGGATGCCATGAGAATGATGGCCTAATAGAGAAAATTGCAGAA ATGAATACCGAATTGCTCAAGCAAAAGGCTGGACTGTTAGAGGATTATTTCTGCATTCATATTGATATACGTGGAAATTTGTCTAGACTTCCAGTCATACTTGAGCAGTACACACCTGACATGGATCGTGTCCCTGAATTTGTACTTTGTTTGGGCAATGAT GTTGACTGGGAGGATGAGAAAAATTGCTTCCAATCAATTTCAGCTGCTCTTGGAAACTTTTATGCAATGCATCCTCCCATGTTACCCAACCCATCAGGTGATGGTTTGCAGTTCTACAAAAAGAGAAAACCTCTCAGGAAtcctgaagatgaagaagatacTCCTGAGAATATAG GGGATGATACAACAGAAGAGAATGAAATTGAGCATGAACTACTTTCGGAGGCAGAGACTGTGTGGGCCCAGCGTGAATGGTCAATCCAACATGTCTTGTTTCCATCCATGAGACTCTTTTTCAAGCCACCTACTTCTATGGCTACTAATGGAACCTTTGTCCGG GAAGCTTCACACTCTGACAACGCTATCAGTTGA
- the LOC121260688 gene encoding DNA mismatch repair protein MLH1-like isoform X1: METQPGDCDAGPLPMEMDEATQPKDPPKISRLDDSVVNRIAAGEVIQRPVSAVKELVENSLDAHSTSISVVVKDGGLKLIQVSDDGHGIRYDDLPILCERHTTSKLSTFEDLQTIKSMGFRGEALASMTYVGHVTVTTITKGQLHGYRWLCGASCFEVSYRDGVMEHEPKACAAVKGTQIMVENLFYNMIARRKTLQNSADDYSKIVDLLSRFAIHHIHVGFSCRKHGAGRADVHTVAASSRLDAIRSVYGVSVARSLIKIETSDHNPSSSVFKMDGFISNSNYVAKKIIMVLYINDRLVECTALKRAVEIVYAATLPKASKPFIYMSIVLPPEHVDVNVHPTKREVSLLNQEVIIEKIQSVVESKLRNSNESRTFREQIVEQSPSGNIAMDKDPNFSPSPSGSKSQKVPVHKMVRTDSLDPAGRLHAYLQVKPCGPLENNPSLTTVRSSVRQRRNPKEGADLTSIQELIDEIDCNCHSGLLEVVRHCTYVGMADDIFAVLQHDTHLYLANVVNLSKELMYQQVLRRFAHFNAMQLSDPAPIFELIMMALKEDNSDPGCHENDGLIEKIAEMNTELLKQKAGLLEDYFCIHIDIRGNLSRLPVILEQYTPDMDRVPEFVLCLGNDVDWEDEKNCFQSISAALGNFYAMHPPMLPNPSGDGLQFYKKRKPLRNPEDEEDTPENIGDDTTEENEIEHELLSEAETVWAQREWSIQHVLFPSMRLFFKPPTSMATNGTFVRVASLEKLYKIFERC, from the exons ATGGAAACCCAACCCGGCGATTGCGACGCTGGGCCTCTTCCGATGGAAATGGACGAAGCGACGCAACCAAAAGATCCTCCCAAAATTTCCCGCCTCGATGACTCCGTGGTCAACCGAATCGCGGCAGGAGAGGTGATCCAACGGCCGGTATCCGCCGTTAAAGAGCTGGTGGAGAACAGCCTCGACGCCCACTCCACCTCCATAAGCGTAGTTGTCAAGGACGGCGGCCTCAAACTCATCCAAGTCTCCGACGACGGTCACGGAATCCGA TACGACGACTTGCCGATATTATGCGAGAGGCACACAACGTCAAAGCTTTCTACGTTTGAAGATTTACAAACGATAAAGTCAATGGGGTTCCGAGGAGAAGCTCTGGCAAGCATGACTTATGTCGGTCATGTTACTGTCACCACCATTACCAAAGGGCAGCTGCATGGTTACAGGTGGCTATGCGGAGCTAGTTGTTTTGA AGTATCTTATAGAGATGGTGTCATGGAGCATGAGCCGAAGGCATGCGCTGCTGTAAAAGGAACTCAGATAATG GTTGAGAATCTATTCTATAACATGATTGCCCGGAGGAAGACTCTACAAAATTCTGCCGATGATTATTCGAAGATTGTAGACTTGCTAAGCCGGTTTGCCATTCATCACATACATGTTGGATTCTCATGCCGAAAG CATGGAGCTGGCAGAGCAGATGTTCATACAGTTGCTGCATCATCTAGGCTTGATGCTATTCGATCAGTTTATGGGGTGTCAGTTGCTCGATCGCTTATCAAAATTGAAACTTCCGATCACAATCCATCTAGTTCAGTTTTCAAGATGGATGGGTTCATCTCGAATTCAAATTATGTTGCGAAAAAGATAATTATGGTACTTTATATCAATG ATAGATTGGTGGAATGCACTGCATTGAAGAGAGctgttgaaattgtttatgCTGCAACCTTGCCCAAAGCATCTAAACCCTTCATATACATGTCAATCGTATTGCCACCTGAACATGTTGATGTGAATGTGCACCCAACAAAGAGAGAG GTAAGTCTTTTAAATCAAGAAGTTATTATTGAGAAGATACAGTCAGTGGTTGAATCAAAATTGAGGAACTCGAATGAGTCACGGACATTTCGGGAGCAG ATAGTTGAACAATCTCCATCGGGTAATATTGCTATGGACAAGGACCCTAATTTCAGCCCCTCGCCATCTG gatcaaaatcacaaaaagtTCCAGTGCATAAAATGGTCAGAACAGATTCATTAGATCCTGCTGGAAGGTTGCATGCTTACTTGCAAGTTAAGCCTTGTGGACCACTTGAAAATAATCCGAGTTTGACTACTGTGAG ATCTTCTGTTAGACAAAGAAGAAACCCAAAGGAGGGGGCAGATCTGACTAGCATTCAGGAGCTCATTGATGAAATTGACTGTAATTGTCATTCTG GTCTGCTGGAAGTTGTAAGACACTGTACATATGTTGGAATGGCAGACGACATCTTTGCAGTGCTTCAGCACGACACACATCTCTATCTTGCAAATGTGGTGAACTTGAG CAAAGAGCTCATGTATCAGCAAGTTCTGCGCCGGTTTGCCCATTTTAATGCTATGCAATTAAGTGACCCGGCTCCAATTTTTGAGTTGATTATGATGGCGTTGAAAGAAGACAATTCAGATCCGGGATGCCATGAGAATGATGGCCTAATAGAGAAAATTGCAGAA ATGAATACCGAATTGCTCAAGCAAAAGGCTGGACTGTTAGAGGATTATTTCTGCATTCATATTGATATACGTGGAAATTTGTCTAGACTTCCAGTCATACTTGAGCAGTACACACCTGACATGGATCGTGTCCCTGAATTTGTACTTTGTTTGGGCAATGAT GTTGACTGGGAGGATGAGAAAAATTGCTTCCAATCAATTTCAGCTGCTCTTGGAAACTTTTATGCAATGCATCCTCCCATGTTACCCAACCCATCAGGTGATGGTTTGCAGTTCTACAAAAAGAGAAAACCTCTCAGGAAtcctgaagatgaagaagatacTCCTGAGAATATAG GGGATGATACAACAGAAGAGAATGAAATTGAGCATGAACTACTTTCGGAGGCAGAGACTGTGTGGGCCCAGCGTGAATGGTCAATCCAACATGTCTTGTTTCCATCCATGAGACTCTTTTTCAAGCCACCTACTTCTATGGCTACTAATGGAACCTTTGTCCGG GTCGCTTCACTGGAGAAGCTTTACAAGATCTTTGAAAGATGTTGA
- the LOC121260688 gene encoding DNA mismatch repair protein MLH1-like isoform X7 yields the protein MDGPPANDFCSVCRSSFNIPCQANCSHWFCGNCIMLVWHHGSALQPCRCPLCRRQITLLIPGESSLRQRHDPEAAEILEKVETYNRLFGGGTNGLVQRMRDLPFLLRRLLRELLDPRRSLPLVIRARVYIAYDDLPILCERHTTSKLSTFEDLQTIKSMGFRGEALASMTYVGHVTVTTITKGQLHGYRVSYRDGVMEHEPKACAAVKGTQIMVENLFYNMIARRKTLQNSADDYSKIVDLLSRFAIHHIHVGFSCRKHGAGRADVHTVAASSRLDAIRSVYGVSVARSLIKIETSDHNPSSSVFKMDGFISNSNYVAKKIIMVLYINDRLVECTALKRAVEIVYAATLPKASKPFIYMSIVLPPEHVDVNVHPTKREVSLLNQEVIIEKIQSVVESKLRNSNESRTFREQIVEQSPSGNIAMDKDPNFSPSPSGSKSQKVPVHKMVRTDSLDPAGRLHAYLQVKPCGPLENNPSLTTVRSSVRQRRNPKEGADLTSIQELIDEIDCNCHSGLLEVVRHCTYVGMADDIFAVLQHDTHLYLANVVNLSKELMYQQVLRRFAHFNAMQLSDPAPIFELIMMALKEDNSDPGCHENDGLIEKIAEMNTELLKQKAGLLEDYFCIHIDIRGNLSRLPVILEQYTPDMDRVPEFVLCLGNDVDWEDEKNCFQSISAALGNFYAMHPPMLPNPSGDGLQFYKKRKPLRNPEDEEDTPENIGDDTTEENEIEHELLSEAETVWAQREWSIQHVLFPSMRLFFKPPTSMATNGTFVRVASLEKLYKIFERC from the exons ATGGACGGTCCTCCGGCGAACGATTTCTGTTCGGTGTGCCGTAGCAGCTTCAACATCCCATGTCAAGCCAACTGCTCCCACTGGTTCTGCG GCAATTGCATTATGCTTGTTTGGCATCATGGATCAGCACTCCAGCCGTGTAGATGTCCTCTATGTCGCCGTCAAATTACCTTGTTGATTCCTGGAGAATCTTCATTAAGGCAGCGACATGACCCTGAGGCTGCTGAGATTCTAGAAAAGGTTGAAACATACAATCGGCTTTTTGGTGGGGGTACCAATGGTCTTGTTCAG AGAATGCGGGATCTTCCGTTTCTCCTCCGAAGGTTGTTACGAGAACTGCTTGATCCTCGGAGATCCCTTCCTCTTGTTATCAGAGCCCGTGTCTACATAGCA TACGACGACTTGCCGATATTATGCGAGAGGCACACAACGTCAAAGCTTTCTACGTTTGAAGATTTACAAACGATAAAGTCAATGGGGTTCCGAGGAGAAGCTCTGGCAAGCATGACTTATGTCGGTCATGTTACTGTCACCACCATTACCAAAGGGCAGCTGCATGGTTACAG AGTATCTTATAGAGATGGTGTCATGGAGCATGAGCCGAAGGCATGCGCTGCTGTAAAAGGAACTCAGATAATG GTTGAGAATCTATTCTATAACATGATTGCCCGGAGGAAGACTCTACAAAATTCTGCCGATGATTATTCGAAGATTGTAGACTTGCTAAGCCGGTTTGCCATTCATCACATACATGTTGGATTCTCATGCCGAAAG CATGGAGCTGGCAGAGCAGATGTTCATACAGTTGCTGCATCATCTAGGCTTGATGCTATTCGATCAGTTTATGGGGTGTCAGTTGCTCGATCGCTTATCAAAATTGAAACTTCCGATCACAATCCATCTAGTTCAGTTTTCAAGATGGATGGGTTCATCTCGAATTCAAATTATGTTGCGAAAAAGATAATTATGGTACTTTATATCAATG ATAGATTGGTGGAATGCACTGCATTGAAGAGAGctgttgaaattgtttatgCTGCAACCTTGCCCAAAGCATCTAAACCCTTCATATACATGTCAATCGTATTGCCACCTGAACATGTTGATGTGAATGTGCACCCAACAAAGAGAGAG GTAAGTCTTTTAAATCAAGAAGTTATTATTGAGAAGATACAGTCAGTGGTTGAATCAAAATTGAGGAACTCGAATGAGTCACGGACATTTCGGGAGCAG ATAGTTGAACAATCTCCATCGGGTAATATTGCTATGGACAAGGACCCTAATTTCAGCCCCTCGCCATCTG gatcaaaatcacaaaaagtTCCAGTGCATAAAATGGTCAGAACAGATTCATTAGATCCTGCTGGAAGGTTGCATGCTTACTTGCAAGTTAAGCCTTGTGGACCACTTGAAAATAATCCGAGTTTGACTACTGTGAG ATCTTCTGTTAGACAAAGAAGAAACCCAAAGGAGGGGGCAGATCTGACTAGCATTCAGGAGCTCATTGATGAAATTGACTGTAATTGTCATTCTG GTCTGCTGGAAGTTGTAAGACACTGTACATATGTTGGAATGGCAGACGACATCTTTGCAGTGCTTCAGCACGACACACATCTCTATCTTGCAAATGTGGTGAACTTGAG CAAAGAGCTCATGTATCAGCAAGTTCTGCGCCGGTTTGCCCATTTTAATGCTATGCAATTAAGTGACCCGGCTCCAATTTTTGAGTTGATTATGATGGCGTTGAAAGAAGACAATTCAGATCCGGGATGCCATGAGAATGATGGCCTAATAGAGAAAATTGCAGAA ATGAATACCGAATTGCTCAAGCAAAAGGCTGGACTGTTAGAGGATTATTTCTGCATTCATATTGATATACGTGGAAATTTGTCTAGACTTCCAGTCATACTTGAGCAGTACACACCTGACATGGATCGTGTCCCTGAATTTGTACTTTGTTTGGGCAATGAT GTTGACTGGGAGGATGAGAAAAATTGCTTCCAATCAATTTCAGCTGCTCTTGGAAACTTTTATGCAATGCATCCTCCCATGTTACCCAACCCATCAGGTGATGGTTTGCAGTTCTACAAAAAGAGAAAACCTCTCAGGAAtcctgaagatgaagaagatacTCCTGAGAATATAG GGGATGATACAACAGAAGAGAATGAAATTGAGCATGAACTACTTTCGGAGGCAGAGACTGTGTGGGCCCAGCGTGAATGGTCAATCCAACATGTCTTGTTTCCATCCATGAGACTCTTTTTCAAGCCACCTACTTCTATGGCTACTAATGGAACCTTTGTCCGG GTCGCTTCACTGGAGAAGCTTTACAAGATCTTTGAAAGATGTTGA